From a single Miscanthus floridulus cultivar M001 chromosome 8, ASM1932011v1, whole genome shotgun sequence genomic region:
- the LOC136471422 gene encoding transcription factor bHLH162-like, with protein MEMPPPPPPPFGGPAAPGGGKPDRKTVERNRRNQMNALYSRLDTLVRAGSSPSSAAAAVQRGPPAMTRPDRLEEAAAYIRQTTERVERLKERKRELMTSARAPSSQCSGSGSSSAAGAAEVEVQNLGSGLHAILVTGEPPSEGASFHRAVRAVEEVGGEVQNAHFSVVGARAIYTIHTLVPAEGGIERVVQRLKAVLRGDA; from the exons ATGGAgatgccgccgcctcctcctcctccttttggCGGCCCCGCCGCCCCCGGTGGAGGCAAGCCTGACAGGAAGACGGTGGAACGCAACCGCCGGAATCAGATGAACGCCCTCTATTCCCGCCTCGACACACTCGTCCGTGCCGGCAGCTCGCCGTCGTCTGCAGCCGCA GCGGTGCAGCGTGGGCCACCGGCGATGACTCGACCGGACAGGCTGGAGGAAGCGGCGGCCTACATCAGGCAGACGACGGAGAGAGTGGAGAGGCTCAAGGAGAGGAAGCGGGAGCTGATGACGTCCGCAAGGGCTCCGTCGTCCCagtgctccggctccggctcctcctctgCTGCTGGGGCCGCGGAGGTGGAGGTGCAGAACCTCGGGTCCGGCCTGCACGCCATCCTCGTCACCGGCGAGCCACCGAGCGAGGGGGCGTCGTTCCACCGCGCGGTGCGCGCCGTGGAGGAGGTCGGTGGCGAGGTTCAGAACGCCCACTTCTCTGTTGTCGGCGCTAGGGCCATCTACACCATCCACACGCTG GTCCCCGCAGAGGGTGGCATTGAGAGGGTGGTACAGAGGTTAAAGGCAGTACTGCGTGGAGACGCATGA
- the LOC136468766 gene encoding uncharacterized protein: protein MDRSWIYGTQFTPAYVKGVEEFMKFVSERYPEDNHILCPCSKCLNQSLRPQDDVNDHIHIYGMSAAYTRWIHHGESADTVVVENLEQEVEGSDHDFGIHVDVADDDYDEDHGVPEMIGDLYAAVEADGEQPRFARVLEDAKKSLSPGSSHSKFSFSAFSTMLKLLSSGYPQSELPKSYDEAKKYLGELGLGFENIHVCKNNCVLFRKRYYKENVCLVCKASRWQDETGNKRVPHKVLRHFPLLPWLKRIFASKRTSEKTQWHKKTRTLVDNVMSHPADGEAWKEFDMREPTFADDLRNLRLALATDGFNPFGNMSTQYSPKSLGKDFDLFLEPLIEELLDLWKGGKTKDTTNARLDLHDMGIRPKLHLQQHGNSVTAPPTPYVLGKDQKIEFCKFLKGIKFPDGYAANLARYISEDGSKVQGKLKTHSYHILLQRIIPASLRGLVRKDVYEAVAELGTFFRELCSRNLRIDVVKRLKEEIPLILCKLEKIFPPAFFDVMVHLAIHLPDEALLRGPV, encoded by the exons ATGGATAGAAGCTGGAtttatgggacacaattcacacctgcatatgtgaaaggagttgaagagttcatgaaatttgttagtgAAAGATACCCCGAAGACAACCACATACTTTGTCCGTGCAGCAAATGTCTTAATCAAAGTTTACGGCCTCAGGATGATGTAAATGACCATATACACATTTATGGAATGTCAGCTGCATACAccaggtggattcatcatggggagtCGGCAGATACTGTAGTAGTTGAAAATTTGGAGCAGGAGGTCGAAGGAAGTGATCATGACTTTGGGATACATGTGGATGTGGccgatgatgattatgatgaggatCACGGAGTACCAGAGATGATAGGAGATCTGTATGCTGCGGTAGAGGCTGATGGAGAACAACCAAGGTTTGCAAGAGTCCTTGAAGATGCGAAGAAGTCACTTAGCCCGGGATCTAGCCATTCAAAATTCTCTTTTTCTG CATTTTCCACAATGCTGAAGTTGTTGTCATCAGGATACCCTCAGAGTGAGTTGCCAAAATCATATGATGAGGCCAAGAAATATCTTGGAGAACTGGGCCTTGGTTTCGAAAACATCCATGTGTGCAAGAATAATTGTGTGTTGTTTCGGAAGAGGTATTATAAAGAGAATGTGTGCCTAGTATGCAAGGCGTCTAGATGGCAAGATGAAACTGGGAATAAGCGGGTTCCACATAAGGTATTGAGGCATTTTCCACTTTTGCCATGGTTGAAAAGAATTTTTGCTTCAAAGCGCACTTCTGAGAAAACACAATGGCACAAGAAAACAAGGACGCTAGTCGACAATGTAATGAGCCATCCAGCTGATGGAGAAGCATGGAAGGAGTTCGACATGAGGGAACCAACCTTTGCAGATGATTTGAGGAACCTGAGGCTTGCCTTAGCTACCGATggattcaatccatttggcaacatGAGTACGCAGTACA GTCCAAAATCTCTAGGAAAGGATTTTGATTTGTTCCTTGAGCCCCTAATTGAAGAATTGCTCGATCTATGGAAGGGT GGCAAGACCAAGGACACAACCaatgctaggctagatttgcatgatatggGCATAAGACCTAAATTGCACTTACAGCAGCATGGCAACTCAGTCACTGCTCCACCTACTCCGTATGTCTTGGGGAAGGATCAGAAAATCGAGTTCTGTAAGTTTCTCAAAGGTATCAAGTTTCCTGATGGATATGCGGCTAACctagcaagatacataagtgaAGATGGTTCGAAGGTGCAGGGAAAGCTGAAAACACATTCTTACCACATACTCCTGCAAAGAATCATACCTGCTAGCCTAAGAGGACTGGTGAGAAAGGATGTATATGAAGCAGTTGCAGAGCTCGGGACCTTTTTCAGGGAACTATGCAGTAGAAATCTAAGGATTGATGTTGTCAAACGACTAAAAGAAGAAATTCCATTGATCCtatgcaagcttgagaaaatCTTTCCACCTGCCTTCTTTGATGTCATGGTGCACTTGGCTATCCATCTTCCTGATGAGGCACTGCTAAGAGGACCTGTTTAG